Proteins encoded within one genomic window of Macrotis lagotis isolate mMagLag1 chromosome 3, bilby.v1.9.chrom.fasta, whole genome shotgun sequence:
- the METAP1 gene encoding methionine aminopeptidase 1 isoform X2 — MEGDINTDPWAGYRYTGKLRPHYPLMPTRPVPSYIQRPDYADHPLGMSESEQALKGTSQIKILSSEDLEGMRLVCRLAREVLDVAAMMVKPGVTTEEIDHAVHLACIARNCYPSPLNYYNFPKSCCTSVNEVICHGIPDRRPLQDGDIVNVDITIYRNGYHGDLNETFFVGEVDESARKLVQTTYECLMQAIDAVKPGVRYRELGNIIQKHAQANGFSVVRSYCGHGIHKLFHTAPNVPHYAKNKAVGVMKPGHVFTIEPMICEGGWQDETWPDGWTAVTRDGKRSAQFEHTLLVTDTGCEILTRPLDGVRPHFMSQF; from the exons ATGCCAACAAGACCAGTGCCAAGTTATATCCAGAGACCTGATTATGCTGATCATCCTTTAG gAATGTCTGAATCTGAACAGGCTCTCAAAGGTACTTCtcaaataaaaatactttcctCTGAAGATTTAGAAGGCATGCGGTTAGTGTGTAgg CTTGCGAGGGAAGTGTTGGATGTTGCTGCAATGATGGTTAAACCAGGTGTAACTACTGAAGAAATAGATCATGCTGTCCATTTA gCTTGCATTGCAAGAAATTGCTATCCTTCTCCAttgaattattataattttcctaaGTCATGTTGTACTTCAGTGAATGAAGTGATCTGCCATGGAATTCCAGACAGGAGACCCTTGCAAGATGGTGATATTGTTAATg TGGATATCACTATCTATCGAAATGGTTATCATGGGGACctgaatgaaacattttttgtTGGAGAAGTGGATGAGAGTGCAAGAAAGCTGGTTCAGACAACTTATGAGTGTCTCATGCAAGCAATTGATGCAG TGAAACCTGGAGTTCGATACAGAGAGCTGGGGAACATTATTCAGAAGCATGCTCAAGCAAATGGTTTTTCAGTTGTTCGAAGCTACTGCGGCCATGGAATCCATAAGCTTTTCCATACGGCCCCCAATGTCCCACATTATGCCA aaaataaagcAGTTGGAGTCATGAAGCCCGGTCATGTATTTACAATTGAACCTATGATCTGTGAAG GTGGATGGCAAGATGAAACCTGGCCAGATGGCTGGACTGCTGTGACTAGAGACGGGAAGCGCTCTGCTCAGTTTGAGCACACCTTGCTGGTTACGGACACTGGCTGTGAAATCTTAACCCGACCACTAGATGGTGTACGTCCTCACTTCATGTCCCAGTTTTAA